The genomic stretch GCTCTTTACTAAATGCACCTTCTAATCCAACGCGCGAAATGTATTCCGGATTATTGGGATCGGGACGCTCATAGCCGATGAGACGGGCTGCGAGTAATCCAAATGGACGGCTACGTTTGTTCTCTTTAATAACAATCATTCCGCCCTTGTTTTTCCCCAATTTGAAAATGGGAAACTTCTTCATTTTTTGAAGCTCCGGATGTTTTACTTTGGCACGGATTAAGAAATAGCGATTCGTATCCTTGCGGGCTTCTACCAGCGATAAATAATATTGGTCTTTTGTTTTTTCCGGAAAGAGTTTTGCTAATTCATAAGAGAGAGAATCAACATTATCATAAAAAATCTCATCGCTTAATCCATCTGCTCCCATATCCATTCTTACTTCGTAAACAGGAATGGAAGTAGCGAGCAAACTACCATTATCGGAATAAATATTTCCGCGCACAGCTTCAATGGTGCGGAGATCGGTGAGCTGATTTTCGGGCTGACCAATAACCGCAACTGTATCCACCTGAATCCGGAAGACTTTCACAAGAACAACCAGGCCAAAAATGCACAAGGTGAAATACACCAGATACATTCTGCGCAGCATATCCTTTTTATCTTTCGACTTCTCTTGCACGATTAATACATTTTTTCTTTTTGATACCGCTTCACCAAAATCACTTTCGGTGGTTCATCTTTCATTTCATATAACCCCATGGAAGCCGTTGAATCTGCAATTTGAGATTGACGGCTTACCAAATTCAATTCTGTTTTAACACTGATATATTCCGAATTCAATTCCACCAACTCCGATTCAATCTTTTCAATCCTTCTGGAATTTTTATCCGTTGTATATCCCATTCCGATATAAAACAGCATTAGCGCAGTGAGAAAAAATATGTAAGGCAGGTTATCTACCACATAATCTCTCGTCAGCACATTTCCATTAAGAACATCACGAAAAGAGCGAGCTACTTTATTCGCTTTTTTCTTTTCCGCTTTCTTTTCGGCCTTTACTGTTTTATATGTGTTATTCTTCATTTATTTTTTTTCTGCAATCCGGAGTTTTGCACTTCGTGATCGCGGGTTTTGTTCTATTTCTGCTTCGTCGGGCACCAACGGTTTTTTTGTTAAATCGGTGAACGGTGTAATGGGTACTCCGAAAAAATCTTTTTCTATTTCTCCACTCAGGTTTCCCGATCGCATAAAATTTTTCACTAAGCGGTCTTCGAGCGAGTGATAGGAAATCACAACAAGTCTTCCGCCTGGTGAAAGCACTTTAAGACTTTGTTGCAGGAAATCGCGCAAAACCGACATTTCATCATTTACCTCAATGCGAATCGCCTGAAAAATTTTTGCCTGGTATTGCTTTTCTTTTTTTCGCGGTGCAACGCGGTCAATGATCTGCAATAATTCTCCCGTGGTAGAAATGGCTTTTTGTTTTCTTGCTTCCCCAATGAAATAGGCTAGTTTTCCGGCATTCTCCGCTTCACCGTATTCGCGAAAAATAATTTTCAACTTTTCGGTTTCATAGGAATTGATAACATCGAAAGCACTCAGGGGCGATTGCTGATCCATTCGCATATCGAGTGGCGCTTCATAGCGAAGTGAAAATCCACGCTCGGCATCATCGAACTGATGAGAAGAAACACCCAGATCTGCAAGAATTCCATTTACGTTTTCAATTCCATCCATTGCTAATGCAGATTGGAGATTGGAGAAATTGGTGGGATAAAACCGAAAACGGGAATCGTTAATCAGATTGTTCTTCGCATCCGAATCCTGATCGAATGCACAGAGCGTTCCATTATCGAGATGCGATAAAATTTCACGCGAGTGTCCGCCACCTCCAAAGGTGACATCCACATAAATTCCTGAGGGTTGAATGTTGAGCCCTTTAACAGCAGCATGTAAAAGAACAGGGATGTGATAGCTGTTACTGGTCATTTTCTTCATCCAGATTGCCTAAGAGTTCTTCAGCAAGCTGGGAGAAGTCTGCCAGACCTTCCTTCATCTCCTGTTCATACCTCGACTTGTCCCACAGTTCAATGCGATCAAAAGCCCCCACAACCATGAGGTCTTTCTTGATCCCAGCGTACTGCATGAGACTTTGAGGTAAAAGGATTCGTCCACTGGAATCGATCGTAACCGGAATCGCTCCATTGCGGAATTGTCGAAGTAAGCGCCGACCCTTCTCGGTAAAACCGTTGACTTTCCCGCTTACGCGTGTCATCAGTTTTTCCCACTCTTTCATTGGGTACAAATTGAGGTGCGACTCAAACCCCCGATTCACGACAAATGTTTCGTGATCAGCCGGATCGAGCTGCTTCTTAACGCCAGAGGGAAGCGCAAAACGCCCCTTGTCATCAAGCCTGCAATCATATTCTCCAATGAATCCTGCCATAATAGCTTTCACCAATAAGGTGCTAAGTTAATTATTGTCTCCCACTTTGTGCCACTTACTCCCACAATGTTGATAAATTTCTACGTGGACTGTTATTCAAAGTTACAAAAATCTTTGAAAACACCAATAAAATCAAGCTTTTTATGAGGTGGGAGAAAGTGGGGGTAATTAACAATTCAAATCCACATTCCCTTGTTGATACATCCCCTTACAAAAGCCTTTATTTTCGGGCTTTTTATTAACTTTGAGTTTACACAAACCCTGTACATCATGAGCGGAAAGGTGATTAAGGAAGGCGACTTCGAATACATAGAAGCCGGTGAAGGTCAACCGGTTATACTTTTACACGGACTTTTCGGAGGCTTAAGCAATTTCGAAGATGTTATCTCCCATTTTGCACCACGCTGTCGCGTGATTGTG from Flavobacteriales bacterium encodes the following:
- the rsmH gene encoding 16S rRNA (cytosine(1402)-N(4))-methyltransferase RsmH encodes the protein MTSNSYHIPVLLHAAVKGLNIQPSGIYVDVTFGGGGHSREILSHLDNGTLCAFDQDSDAKNNLINDSRFRFYPTNFSNLQSALAMDGIENVNGILADLGVSSHQFDDAERGFSLRYEAPLDMRMDQQSPLSAFDVINSYETEKLKIIFREYGEAENAGKLAYFIGEARKQKAISTTGELLQIIDRVAPRKKEKQYQAKIFQAIRIEVNDEMSVLRDFLQQSLKVLSPGGRLVVISYHSLEDRLVKNFMRSGNLSGEIEKDFFGVPITPFTDLTKKPLVPDEAEIEQNPRSRSAKLRIAEKK
- the mraZ gene encoding division/cell wall cluster transcriptional repressor MraZ, with the protein product MAGFIGEYDCRLDDKGRFALPSGVKKQLDPADHETFVVNRGFESHLNLYPMKEWEKLMTRVSGKVNGFTEKGRRLLRQFRNGAIPVTIDSSGRILLPQSLMQYAGIKKDLMVVGAFDRIELWDKSRYEQEMKEGLADFSQLAEELLGNLDEENDQ